One Candidatus Zixiibacteriota bacterium genomic window carries:
- a CDS encoding hydroxymethylglutaryl-CoA synthase, which produces MAGIVGYGAHLPRHRIKVEEIAKVWGMDANSYKKGLMLREKSVPPPDMDTITLSVEAARNALRRAGIVSPSDIGAIYIGSESHPYAVKPSGTTVAEAIGATPNIHCADFEFACKAGSEAMFVALSHVESGFMKYALAIAADTSQGAPSDALEFSAAAGAGAFIMGKDHLIAECLYTHSYMTDMPDFWRREHQFYPQHGGRFTGEEAYFAHTKGASNAILKKSGMKPKDFAYAVFHQPNGKFPQRVALELGFTQEQINPGWLSPTLGNTYSGASPIGLTATLDVCKPGELVFMCSYGSGAGSDAFIWKVTDRINEVRDKAVRTRKLLEENLTYVDYGTYAKYRHKIKKND; this is translated from the coding sequence ATGGCAGGTATTGTCGGATATGGCGCCCATTTGCCCAGACACCGGATCAAAGTCGAAGAGATCGCCAAGGTCTGGGGGATGGATGCCAACAGCTACAAAAAGGGGCTGATGCTTCGCGAGAAGTCGGTCCCACCTCCGGACATGGACACGATAACTCTCTCGGTTGAAGCGGCGCGTAACGCACTTCGTCGGGCAGGTATTGTCAGTCCATCGGATATCGGCGCGATCTATATCGGGTCGGAGTCGCATCCGTATGCAGTGAAACCATCGGGGACGACCGTTGCCGAAGCGATCGGTGCCACTCCCAATATTCACTGCGCCGATTTCGAGTTTGCCTGCAAAGCAGGCTCGGAGGCGATGTTTGTGGCGCTCAGTCATGTCGAGTCGGGATTTATGAAATATGCGCTGGCGATTGCGGCGGACACATCGCAGGGGGCGCCATCGGATGCGCTCGAGTTTTCTGCGGCTGCCGGTGCGGGCGCATTTATTATGGGAAAAGACCATCTGATTGCCGAGTGTCTGTACACCCACTCCTACATGACCGACATGCCGGATTTCTGGCGGCGCGAGCACCAGTTCTATCCGCAGCATGGTGGGCGGTTCACCGGAGAAGAGGCGTATTTCGCTCATACCAAAGGAGCCTCGAACGCCATTCTGAAGAAGTCCGGGATGAAGCCGAAGGATTTCGCGTACGCGGTGTTCCACCAGCCAAACGGCAAGTTCCCGCAGCGCGTGGCGCTCGAGCTCGGGTTCACGCAGGAGCAGATCAATCCGGGGTGGCTGTCGCCGACTCTCGGCAACACGTATTCCGGCGCATCGCCGATTGGCCTGACCGCCACGCTCGATGTCTGCAAGCCGGGCGAATTGGTGTTCATGTGCTCGTACGGTTCCGGCGCGGGGTCGGATGCGTTTATCTGGAAGGTGACCGACCGGATAAACGAGGTGCGCGACAAGGCGGTCCGGACGCGAAAGCTTCTGGAAGAAAACCTGACCTATGTCGACTACGGCACCTACGCGAAGTACCGTCACAAGATCAAAAAGAATGATTAG
- a CDS encoding peptidylprolyl isomerase: MRPCLAILVSLGVIVFLLVGCSRPPVLSDETAGAATYVVASADPGYALSARDFYASFRKSTVQPTGGYVDQTAVKAFLDSLVVDTLQGYEADQLDIRKHYHDYWTYRLRYHDYLMQNYFEKTVYEKVSVDSLDVIDFFKSRPDLFAIPEQVDLWHILVLPIGLTSSRDSLYYRSLPPEEFEAQMKEYAFNIYRALCMGANFQDMAMRYSHDQGTKSKGGYQGWVTRNVYLPPFDSVAFSTKVGELAGPYRDKDGWHILFIGDHLQAGLPPIDREMFYQTASRTLQTSKSNEIGMKLMDSLRSGLQVDMNEQMLDTNIYLVGDSVWCGIVNKADTFDAQYLKNIEEAYRTRYKVPNTTPEIKREMMKYMAERFMVVQAARAIGLDTLKRIREHEQALRHETARSILDRNRYDMTWTPSDSAVRGYYQTHKKDFMVEKPLVVQQIVTSDSVFAEFLRDQADAGVDFLELARQHYPGDVTVRSELADLGAIGPKDVDPVFYNAALGTPVGQVSRPIKTKYGWQIIKVLKHEESKGLDQARGQIQMILTQQYKTSMLRQLQDRLFEKYHVRFPSKLGKVHLKPYADRNA; encoded by the coding sequence ATGCGCCCCTGTTTGGCGATTCTTGTTAGTCTCGGTGTCATTGTATTTCTCTTGGTCGGTTGCAGCCGCCCGCCCGTGCTCAGCGATGAAACGGCCGGAGCGGCGACCTACGTCGTTGCTTCCGCCGATCCCGGGTACGCGCTTTCCGCCCGTGACTTCTACGCGTCGTTCCGCAAGAGCACCGTCCAGCCGACGGGCGGTTATGTCGACCAGACGGCTGTGAAGGCGTTCCTCGACAGCCTGGTGGTTGATACGCTCCAGGGATATGAGGCTGATCAACTCGATATCAGGAAGCACTATCACGACTACTGGACGTATCGCCTGAGGTACCACGACTACCTCATGCAGAATTATTTCGAAAAGACCGTGTATGAAAAAGTGTCGGTTGATTCGCTCGACGTGATCGATTTTTTCAAGAGTCGTCCGGACCTGTTCGCTATTCCCGAGCAGGTGGATCTCTGGCATATTCTGGTACTGCCCATCGGCCTGACCTCCAGTCGCGATTCCCTGTACTATCGCTCGCTCCCGCCTGAGGAATTCGAAGCCCAGATGAAGGAGTACGCCTTCAATATCTACCGCGCACTCTGCATGGGGGCCAATTTCCAGGACATGGCGATGCGGTACTCCCACGATCAGGGGACAAAATCCAAAGGCGGCTACCAGGGGTGGGTGACCCGCAACGTCTACCTGCCCCCCTTTGATTCCGTTGCTTTCTCCACCAAGGTGGGAGAGCTCGCTGGGCCATATCGCGACAAGGACGGTTGGCACATACTGTTCATCGGGGATCATCTGCAGGCTGGCCTGCCACCTATCGACAGAGAGATGTTCTATCAGACCGCCAGTCGCACACTGCAAACGTCGAAATCAAACGAGATCGGCATGAAGCTGATGGACAGCTTGCGCTCCGGGCTCCAAGTCGATATGAACGAGCAGATGCTCGACACCAACATTTATCTGGTGGGTGATTCGGTCTGGTGCGGGATTGTCAACAAAGCGGATACGTTTGATGCCCAGTACCTGAAGAATATCGAAGAAGCGTACCGCACCCGATACAAAGTCCCGAACACCACTCCCGAGATCAAGCGGGAGATGATGAAGTATATGGCCGAACGATTCATGGTGGTCCAGGCAGCCCGAGCGATCGGGTTGGATACGCTCAAGCGTATCCGCGAGCACGAACAGGCACTCCGCCACGAGACTGCCCGCTCGATTCTGGACCGCAACCGCTACGACATGACCTGGACGCCATCCGACAGCGCCGTCCGCGGCTACTACCAGACCCATAAGAAGGACTTTATGGTCGAAAAACCGCTGGTGGTTCAGCAGATCGTAACAAGCGATTCCGTTTTCGCGGAGTTTCTTCGCGATCAAGCCGATGCCGGCGTTGATTTCCTGGAGCTGGCGCGCCAGCATTATCCCGGCGATGTCACTGTCCGCTCCGAGCTGGCCGACCTTGGAGCCATCGGCCCCAAGGATGTGGATCCGGTGTTTTATAACGCGGCACTGGGAACTCCGGTCGGACAAGTGTCCAGGCCAATTAAGACCAAGTACGGTTGGCAGATCATCAAGGTGCTCAAACATGAAGAATCAAAGGGGCTGGACCAGGCGCGGGGACAGATACAAATGATCCTGACCCAGCAGTACAAAACGTCTATGCTACGACAACTGCAGGATCGGCTGTTTGAAAAGTACCACGTTCGCTTTCCGAGTAAACTCGGAAAGGTGCACCTCAAGCCATACGCAGACCGTAACGCGTGA
- a CDS encoding cold shock domain-containing protein — MSKGKVKYFNDRKGWGIITCYDTEQDVYVHHTAINMQGYKTLREGQEVFCEVSQSDHGLKARNVTPAQ, encoded by the coding sequence ATGTCAAAGGGCAAGGTCAAGTATTTCAATGACCGCAAGGGTTGGGGAATCATCACCTGCTATGACACGGAACAGGACGTCTATGTCCATCACACCGCCATTAACATGCAAGGGTACAAGACGCTCAGGGAAGGGCAGGAAGTGTTTTGCGAGGTGAGTCAGAGCGATCACGGGTTGAAAGCCCGCAACGTTACCCCGGCTCAGTAA
- a CDS encoding MBL fold metallo-hydrolase has translation MSYSTFTFLGTSSGVPQAGRASSGHMLKVEDSLSLIDCGGGVCSSFLKCGFDPLKVDRIFISHTHPDHVCELPLFLQMIYLAGRREPVTCYLPDEFVAPFDAYLPSVYIIKERLSFPLTITGYGEGVVYNELFHLEAIANSHLMKYAEHVQRLSLPNKMQCHSFDIRVSDRRLFYSSDLASFDEIKDCLFGCDVAVVEATHIDLEQLLSFLPTAHVGRMLLTHVMSEEQAQLIEAQARDARIDNLVVAIDGLTVKL, from the coding sequence TTGTCGTACAGCACTTTCACGTTTCTCGGGACTTCCTCCGGTGTCCCGCAGGCGGGGCGGGCCAGTTCGGGGCATATGCTCAAAGTAGAAGACAGCCTTTCGCTCATTGATTGCGGCGGAGGGGTCTGCTCATCGTTTCTGAAATGCGGGTTCGATCCTCTTAAAGTCGACCGCATTTTTATAAGTCACACTCATCCGGACCACGTTTGCGAACTGCCGCTGTTTCTCCAGATGATCTATCTGGCTGGAAGACGGGAGCCGGTGACCTGTTATCTTCCCGATGAGTTTGTAGCGCCGTTCGACGCATATCTTCCGTCAGTCTATATCATCAAAGAGCGGCTCAGCTTCCCACTCACAATTACGGGATACGGCGAGGGAGTCGTTTACAATGAACTGTTTCATCTTGAGGCGATTGCCAACAGTCATCTCATGAAGTATGCGGAACACGTCCAGAGACTGTCGCTGCCCAACAAAATGCAGTGTCACTCGTTCGATATCAGAGTCAGTGACCGCAGATTGTTCTACTCGTCTGATCTGGCCAGTTTTGACGAGATCAAGGACTGCCTGTTCGGGTGCGATGTCGCGGTAGTCGAAGCGACCCATATCGACTTGGAACAACTTCTGTCATTTCTTCCGACAGCGCACGTCGGGAGGATGCTACTTACCCACGTCATGTCCGAGGAACAGGCGCAATTGATCGAAGCACAGGCGCGAGATGCGCGTATTGACAACCTGGTTGTGGCGATTGATGGACTCACGGTGAAGTTGTAG
- a CDS encoding thiolase domain-containing protein translates to MRQVSVVGVGLSEWGEVWRSSLRDLFVDAAMNAIKNSGVDHIDSMYVGCMSGGLFVGQEHLGPLMADYLGVRGIPAVRVESACASGGMAFRQAFIEVASGMSDIVLASGVEKMTDCSGDDATYALATAADQEYEVFHGATFPGLYAMMAHAHMAKYGTTREMLSAVAVKNHRNGAKNPVAQYPYEVTADQVSNSVMIADPLRVLDCSPITDGAAAVVVTTPEIAKKLGKPYINVLASAVGTDSMALAQRDDFTTIKAATIATQKALKMADKKIEQIQFAELHDCFTIAELILLESIGKYPVGKAGQAILACETSLEGKFPSNPSGGLKSKGHPVGATGVAQIAEVYKQLTGQAENGRQIPSKPTLGMAQNMGGSGASSVVHIMEVGR, encoded by the coding sequence ATGAGACAAGTCTCCGTCGTCGGTGTCGGCTTGAGCGAATGGGGCGAGGTCTGGCGATCTTCCCTTCGCGATCTGTTTGTCGATGCCGCCATGAATGCGATAAAGAATTCGGGAGTAGACCACATCGACTCCATGTATGTCGGCTGCATGTCCGGCGGGCTGTTTGTCGGACAGGAACATCTTGGCCCGCTGATGGCCGATTACCTTGGCGTGCGCGGTATTCCGGCCGTGCGGGTCGAGTCCGCCTGCGCTTCCGGAGGGATGGCGTTCCGTCAGGCGTTTATCGAAGTAGCGTCCGGTATGTCCGATATCGTCCTCGCGTCCGGGGTCGAGAAGATGACCGATTGCAGCGGCGATGACGCTACCTATGCGCTTGCCACCGCGGCCGATCAGGAATACGAAGTGTTCCACGGTGCCACGTTTCCGGGACTGTATGCGATGATGGCGCATGCCCACATGGCGAAATACGGCACCACGCGCGAAATGCTCTCGGCGGTGGCGGTGAAGAATCATCGCAACGGCGCCAAGAACCCGGTAGCGCAATACCCGTATGAAGTGACAGCCGACCAGGTTTCGAACTCGGTTATGATTGCCGACCCGCTTCGTGTGCTCGACTGCTCGCCGATCACGGATGGCGCGGCGGCTGTGGTTGTCACTACGCCAGAGATCGCCAAGAAGCTCGGCAAGCCATATATCAACGTGCTGGCCTCCGCGGTCGGGACCGACAGCATGGCGCTGGCGCAGCGCGATGACTTCACAACTATCAAAGCGGCCACGATTGCCACACAAAAGGCACTGAAAATGGCGGACAAGAAGATCGAACAGATCCAGTTCGCCGAACTGCACGACTGTTTCACGATTGCCGAGCTGATTCTCCTCGAATCAATCGGCAAATACCCGGTTGGTAAGGCCGGGCAGGCGATTCTGGCGTGCGAGACCTCGCTGGAAGGGAAGTTCCCCTCGAATCCGTCGGGCGGTCTCAAGTCCAAAGGGCATCCGGTCGGCGCGACCGGCGTGGCGCAGATCGCCGAAGTGTACAAGCAGCTGACGGGCCAGGCGGAGAACGGGCGGCAGATACCATCGAAGCCGACTCTCGGCATGGCGCAGAACATGGGGGGCTCGGGGGCATCATCAGTGGTGCACATCATGGAGGTGGGACGATGA
- a CDS encoding acyclic terpene utilization AtuA family protein: MKKIVRIGNAGGYWGDDLSALKRQLTGGPLDYITMDFLAEITMSILQRQRQSNSELGYAVDFLDQLKECLPLIVKKNVRVISNAGGINPIGMGRKIVEMAQKMGLDIKVGIVYGDNIVDNLYELTAAGERFDNMETGEDFFAVRSRITSANIYLGAEPVVKALEAGCQIVVTGRVTDTGITLAPMIHELGWSMDDWDKMAAGIVAGHIIECGAQATGGNITDWHEVKSYHNIGYPIIEMESSGEFVVTKHPKTGGMVTEKTVKEQLVYEMGDPSNYISPDGVARFDTIQLKQVGKDRVKVYGVKGKPEPDCLKVSMSFDDGWKASGEVLVSGPDTFKKAETIADIFWRKLNHRYDATHTAMVGAGSCWPETLSEYEPNEILLRFAVRDKEIGKVKDFGKALSTLILSGPAGMAVTGRGRPKPVQVVTYWPALMHRTRVKAKVLTIGSDGTEDFHEIAFPIRMQAKAEHDSAKPERLKTRKISGATKVVRLQELCYARSGDKGDTCNIGVLARSPEIYEWMLDNLTTKRVKEFFKGMTLGKVVRYELDNLHGLNFLLEETLGGGGTQSLLLDPQGKTLAQALLQMPVKVPVSLLKTKS; the protein is encoded by the coding sequence TTGAAAAAGATCGTGCGGATTGGGAATGCCGGCGGGTACTGGGGGGATGACCTCTCGGCCCTCAAACGCCAACTCACCGGCGGACCGCTCGACTATATCACCATGGATTTCCTCGCGGAAATCACCATGTCCATTCTCCAACGACAACGTCAATCGAATTCAGAACTCGGCTATGCGGTCGATTTCCTCGACCAACTAAAAGAATGCCTTCCGCTGATTGTCAAAAAGAACGTGCGGGTTATCTCCAATGCGGGCGGAATCAATCCGATCGGGATGGGACGGAAGATTGTCGAGATGGCGCAGAAGATGGGGCTGGATATCAAAGTGGGGATTGTCTACGGCGACAATATCGTAGACAATCTGTACGAGTTGACGGCGGCCGGGGAGCGGTTCGACAATATGGAGACAGGTGAAGATTTTTTTGCGGTGCGCTCGCGGATAACATCGGCGAATATCTATCTTGGTGCGGAGCCGGTGGTGAAGGCGCTGGAGGCGGGGTGTCAGATAGTCGTCACTGGACGAGTGACGGACACCGGGATCACGCTGGCGCCGATGATACATGAATTAGGCTGGTCGATGGATGACTGGGATAAGATGGCGGCCGGGATTGTGGCGGGGCATATTATCGAGTGCGGCGCACAGGCGACCGGCGGGAATATCACCGATTGGCACGAGGTGAAAAGCTATCACAATATCGGGTATCCGATAATCGAGATGGAATCATCGGGGGAGTTCGTGGTGACGAAACATCCGAAAACCGGCGGCATGGTGACAGAAAAGACGGTCAAAGAGCAGCTCGTGTACGAGATGGGGGACCCCTCGAATTATATCTCACCTGACGGTGTGGCGCGGTTTGATACGATTCAACTGAAGCAGGTTGGCAAAGATCGGGTGAAGGTGTACGGTGTCAAGGGGAAGCCGGAGCCGGATTGCCTCAAGGTGTCGATGTCGTTCGATGACGGCTGGAAGGCCTCGGGAGAAGTGCTGGTAAGCGGGCCGGATACGTTTAAGAAGGCAGAGACGATTGCGGACATTTTCTGGCGGAAGCTGAATCATAGGTACGACGCAACACACACGGCGATGGTGGGAGCGGGGTCGTGTTGGCCTGAGACGCTTTCGGAGTATGAGCCGAATGAGATTTTGCTGAGGTTTGCGGTACGAGATAAGGAAATCGGCAAGGTGAAGGATTTCGGGAAAGCGCTCTCGACGCTGATTCTCTCGGGCCCGGCCGGGATGGCGGTGACGGGGCGGGGACGTCCGAAACCGGTGCAAGTGGTGACGTACTGGCCGGCGCTGATGCATCGCACGCGCGTGAAGGCGAAGGTGCTGACAATCGGCAGTGATGGCACGGAGGATTTTCACGAGATTGCGTTCCCGATCCGGATGCAGGCGAAAGCAGAACATGATTCGGCAAAGCCAGAACGATTGAAAACCAGGAAGATAAGCGGGGCGACCAAAGTTGTCCGGTTGCAGGAACTGTGTTATGCACGCTCGGGGGATAAAGGGGACACGTGCAATATCGGAGTGTTGGCGCGGTCACCGGAGATATACGAGTGGATGCTGGATAATCTGACCACTAAGCGGGTGAAAGAATTTTTCAAGGGGATGACACTCGGCAAGGTGGTACGGTATGAACTGGACAATCTGCACGGATTGAATTTCCTTCTGGAGGAGACGCTTGGCGGCGGCGGGACGCAGTCGTTGTTGCTGGACCCGCAGGGGAAAACACTGGCGCAGGCGCTCTTGCAGATGCCGGTGAAGGTGCCGGTGTCGCTGTTGAAGACAAAGTCCTGA
- a CDS encoding carboxypeptidase-like regulatory domain-containing protein, giving the protein MRSFAPLITLVALTLIGAVCHHQEWKDGTGRLEGYVKDSTTGQPLTGVSVMIVSSTVGAISDSLGFYRVKNIPPGIYRVYFSCVGYRRMQATDVEIRSGVTIRIDINLAILESP; this is encoded by the coding sequence ATGAGATCCTTTGCTCCGTTAATAACGCTCGTAGCACTCACACTGATTGGCGCAGTCTGCCATCATCAGGAGTGGAAAGATGGCACCGGAAGGCTGGAGGGTTATGTTAAAGATAGCACGACAGGCCAGCCTCTGACGGGCGTGTCAGTGATGATCGTGTCCTCAACAGTTGGGGCAATTTCTGATTCTCTTGGATTTTATAGAGTGAAGAATATTCCTCCGGGTATCTACAGAGTGTATTTTTCATGTGTTGGGTATAGGCGGATGCAGGCAACGGATGTCGAGATCAGGAGCGGCGTCACAATTCGTATTGACATCAACCTTGCCATCCTCGAAAGCCCGTAG
- a CDS encoding Zn-ribbon domain-containing OB-fold protein: protein MTMFSSRNWREYPQRYRLEAVRFKKSGKTYYPPRKVDPETGDTACEKVILPETGKIITYTVIRTASAQFKDMAPYALAIAELTDGTRIMAQMTDCDVEKIKIGMEVRLEFRRIQSEAEHGVLSYGHKFVPKWY, encoded by the coding sequence ATGACCATGTTTTCTTCCCGCAACTGGCGCGAGTACCCGCAGCGGTATCGCCTTGAAGCCGTCAGGTTCAAAAAAAGTGGCAAGACCTACTATCCGCCTCGCAAAGTCGATCCGGAGACAGGCGACACTGCGTGCGAGAAGGTGATTTTGCCGGAGACCGGCAAGATTATCACGTACACGGTGATACGGACGGCCTCGGCGCAGTTCAAGGATATGGCGCCATACGCGCTGGCGATTGCGGAGTTGACCGACGGCACCCGCATAATGGCGCAGATGACAGACTGCGACGTCGAGAAGATCAAGATCGGCATGGAAGTGCGCCTTGAGTTTCGCCGCATTCAGAGCGAGGCGGAGCATGGGGTGCTGAGCTACGGGCATAAGTTCGTGCCCAAGTGGTATTAG
- a CDS encoding GntG family PLP-dependent aldolase, which translates to MKVIDLRSDTVTKPSPAMRRAMYEAEVGDDVFGDDPTVKVLERYVASLFEREAALYVPSGTMANQISLKVSSQRGWELLCDRECHVVNYECAGPVVHSQLLVNLLTTERGMITAEMVRANIRPKNLHTPETKLVALENTHNRHGGTILPQDEIIKVRQVCDEYGLHLHLDGARIWNVHVATGMSLPELTRPFHTISCCLSKGLGAPVGSMIVGSAEFIQKCLRERKLFGGAMRQVGIIAAGGLYAVKNNIPRLAEDHANAKLLAKGLNELPPLRVDLKRVDTNIVVPHIMTDQTSDVLCAKMKEVGVWAIPFGPKKIRFVTHLDVSRADCEEALGRLTSLFA; encoded by the coding sequence ATGAAAGTCATTGATCTGCGCTCTGATACGGTAACCAAACCGAGTCCTGCCATGCGCCGGGCGATGTACGAAGCCGAGGTTGGGGATGACGTTTTCGGCGATGATCCCACCGTCAAAGTGCTTGAACGATACGTTGCTTCCCTGTTTGAACGGGAGGCAGCCCTGTACGTGCCATCGGGCACCATGGCAAACCAGATTTCCCTTAAAGTAAGCTCGCAACGGGGCTGGGAGCTTCTGTGCGACCGCGAGTGCCATGTGGTCAACTATGAATGTGCCGGTCCGGTGGTGCATTCGCAGCTTCTGGTCAATCTCCTCACGACCGAGCGAGGAATGATTACGGCGGAGATGGTCCGAGCCAATATCAGACCTAAGAATCTTCACACTCCCGAAACCAAATTGGTTGCGCTGGAAAACACGCATAATCGTCATGGCGGAACTATCCTGCCACAGGATGAAATCATCAAAGTACGCCAGGTGTGTGATGAGTACGGCTTGCATTTGCACCTCGATGGGGCCCGTATCTGGAACGTGCATGTTGCGACCGGCATGTCACTGCCGGAGCTAACTCGTCCCTTTCACACCATCTCGTGCTGTCTCTCCAAGGGGCTCGGGGCGCCGGTTGGATCGATGATTGTCGGAAGTGCTGAGTTTATCCAGAAATGTTTGCGGGAACGGAAGCTGTTCGGTGGCGCGATGAGGCAAGTGGGAATCATTGCGGCAGGCGGGCTGTATGCGGTCAAGAACAACATCCCACGACTAGCAGAAGATCACGCCAACGCCAAGCTGTTGGCCAAGGGATTGAACGAACTGCCACCATTACGCGTTGACCTGAAGAGGGTTGACACCAATATCGTCGTGCCGCATATCATGACCGACCAAACCTCCGATGTCTTGTGTGCAAAGATGAAAGAAGTTGGAGTTTGGGCCATACCGTTTGGCCCGAAGAAGATTCGTTTTGTGACGCATCTCGATGTCTCCCGCGCCGACTGCGAGGAGGCGCTGGGGCGGTTGACAAGTCTCTTTGCATAG